The window GTGCGCCACCGGCTGCCCGTCGTGCGTGCAGTCGCCCAAGTGCGGCAACGGCAACAACCCCCTGGACAAGGCAGGTGCGGTCCGGCTCCTCGACCGGGTCCTCACCGAAGCCGACGGCATCGAGACCGCCGGTGCCGCCGAGGACACCGAGACCGCCGACGGCGTCGAGTTCGCCGCGGCCGGCTGACGGGCCCGCGCGGGCCGCGGCGCGTACGAGCGTCGCCCGGCCCCACGCCACGACCCGGCGGACCACCTCGACCCGGACCGTGCCGTTCTCGGGCACGCACGTCCGCAGATCGGCCCCGTTCGCCGCGGCGACCTCCGCGGCCGCGGAACACCCGTCGGTGACGGCCGCCAGCGCGGCCAGATCCGCGGCTCCGGCGACCTCGTGACGGACCGTCAGGGCGCGCGTCACGGTGACCCCCGCCAATCCCACGAACGCCACGACCGCCACCGCCGCCAGGACGAGGAGCATGCCCGCGCCCCGGTCCGACCTCACCGCTCGACCTGCGCGGCCGCGGACCCGCGGACGGTGAGAGCCGGGAGCGGGACCGGGCCGGGCGAGGCGGTGCGCGCCCGCACCGTGACCGTCACCAGGTCGCCCGCCCGCTCGAGGGTCACCGCGGCACCGTCCGGTCCGGTCCGCGCGATCAGCGCCCGGACCACAGCCTCGCTGTCGCCGCGGGCAGCGGCGCGGGCCCCCGCCCGGGCCGCGTCGGTGCAGTCCATCGCGAGCCCGGCCGCGGCGACGGCCCACAGCGCGAGGCCGAGCACCGCGACCAGCGCCGGCACCGCGAGCGCGACCTCGACGGTCACGGCGCCGCGGTCTCCGGCCCGCCGAGCGCGCCCGCCCACCTCAGAACGACCCGGAGAGCGCCTGGGTGACCAACTCGCTCATCCGCGCCCCGACGGCGTCGGACGTCAGGACCTTCATCAGCACCATCGCGAACGCGGCCGCAGCCAGCGTCCCGATCGCGTACTCCACCGTGCTCATGCCGGCGTCGTCCTCCGGCACCCATCGCGGCCTGCGCAGCTTCATGGAAATCCCTTCCCCTGAGTGTGTGTTGATCGATGCTTCTGACATTGCGTCAGTTCGAGAGCAGCCCGCCGCCGAGGTCGAGCACCACCGGGACGACCCCGAGGCACAGGAACGCCGGCAGGAAGCAGAGGCCGAGCGGGAGAGCCGCGAGCACGGCCACCCGCGCGAGAGCGGCCTCCGCGGCGAGGCGACGCGCGACCCGGTGCCGGGCGGCCTCGGCGCTCACGGCCGCCGCGGCCGCGGTGCCGGACTCCGCGGTGCGGGCGAGGGCCCGCCCCAGGCCGGCCAGTTCGGGGCGCTCCCCGAGCTCGCGCCAGGCCCGCGCCGGGTCGGCCCCGCCCGCGACGCGGGCGGCGGCCTCCGCCAGGGCGGCGGCGACCGGCCCCGGCCGGGCGCGGGCGGCCGCGCGGGCGGCGTCGAGCGGCGCGCACCCGGCCGCGAGGCAGGCGGCGAGCAGGTCGGCCAGCGCCGCCGCCTCGGCGAGGTCCCGCGCACTCGCCCGTACCGTCCGGCCGGCCCTCACAGCGTCTCCTCGACCCGGCGCGCGAGCCGGTACAGCCACACCACTCCAGCGGCGTCGAGGCCGACACCGAGCGTGAGCAGCGCGAACCCGGACGGCGTAGCCAGCAGCACCCGCCACGGGTGCGCTCCGGCCGTCGCGGCCAGCACCATCCCGACCAGCGGCAGCCCCGCGAGCAGCCAGCCCGTCGTGCGGACGCCGGCGAGCTGGGCCCGCACCCGCGCCTGGTGGACGACCCGCTCCCCCGCCGCCGCGGCGACCTGGTCCAGCGCCCCGCCGAGGCCGGCACCGGTTTGTTCGGCCACCTCCCAGCACGCCGCCACGTCCCGCAGGTCGCCGGCGCCGGGCTGCGCGGCCGCGCGGAGCAGCGCCGCACCGACGTCCCCGTCGCCCGTCGCGGCGTCCCGGACCTCCCCCACCCAGTCGCCCGCCCCGTCGTCCCCGCCGCCGGGCGGCAGCTCGGCCAGGGCGGCCACCACCGCGGCCCGCGGGGGCCGCCCGGCGCGGACCTCGGACCCGAGCGCGCCCGCGAATTCGACCACCGCGGTCCGGCGGGCCTCGAGAACACGCCGGCGACCAAGATCACTCGGACGGGCGAACCGGCCCGGCCAGGCGGCCCGCGGCCGCCGACACGCCGTGGATCCCGGGCCGGACCGTTCGGCCGGATCGAGGCGGGCCAGGCCCCGCCCGGACCCCGGCCACGCGAGCGCGGCGGCCACCGCCGCGGCGAGGGCGGCCAGAACCGTCACCGGGGTTCCGGGACCGGGATGGAGCGGGCCTCCAGCAGCGCCCCGAGCTGTGGATAAGCCGGGCCGACGACCACCTCTCCGCCACGCCGGCCGCGCCGGAACCCGACCGCCCGGACCAGCCGGACGAGGCCGTCCGGGCCCCGTCGCGGGACCGCGATGCCGGTGACCCGGCGGCCGTCCTCCTCCCGCTCCAGGTGCACGACGGCGTCGATCCCGGCGGCGAGCTGGGCGTGCAGGGCGTCCCGCCTCATCCCGGCCGCGGCGGCGAGCGCCTCCAGCCGGGCCGGCACGGCGGCGGCCTCGTTCGCGTGCACGGTGCCCCCACCCCCGCGGTGACCGGTGTTGAGCGCGGCCAGCAGGTCGATGACCTCCCCGCCGCGGACCTCCCCGACCACCAGCCGGTCCGGCCGCATTCGCAGCGCCTGGCGGACGAGCTCCCGGAGCCCGATCGCTCCCGCGCCCTCGACGTTCGGCGGGCGCGCCTCCAGCCGCACGACGTGCGCGTGGTCGGGGTCGAGCTCGCGCGTGTCCTCGACCAGGACGATGCGCTCGTCCGGCGCGACGAGCCCGAGCAGCGTCGCGAGCAGCGTGGTCTTCCCGGTCCCGGCTCCACCCGAGACCAGGATTGCGAGCCGGGCCTCGACCAGCGCCCGGAGCCAGCGCATCCCGTCGGCCGGGATCGTCCCGGCGGCCACGAGGTCCGCGAGCGTGAACCGGCTGCGCCGCGGCACCCGCAGCGACAGCGCGGTGCCCCGCACCGCGACCGGCGCGAGCACGGCATGCAGCCGGGTCCCGTCGGGGAGGACGGCGTCCGCGAACGGGCAGCTGTCGTCGAGCCGCCGCCCGGCCGCCGCCACGAGCCGCTGCGCGAGCCGGCGCAGCGCCGCCTCGTCGCCGAGGTCGACCGCGACCCGGACCAGTCCGGCGCCGCGGTCGACCCAGACCTCCTGGGGACCGTTGACGAGGACGTCGGTGACGCCGGGCTCGGCCAGCAGCGGCTCCAGCGCCCCGGCCGGCGCGTTCACGCGGCCACCCCGAGCGCGAGCGAGTCGAGGAACCGGCCGCAGAGCCCGGCGAGCGGGCTGCGCCGCCCGATCCCCGGCGGCTCGCCCCAGTCCTGCCGTACCGCCCGCCGGGGCTCGGGCCGGACGGCTCCGAGCAGCGGGATCCCCAGCGTGTTCGCGATGACCTCCGGCGCGAGGTCGGACGGCGACGGGCCACGGACGACCAGCCAGCGGTCGTTGGGCTGGCCCGCCAGCGTCGCGACGACGCGGCCCGCCGCGGCCACCGAGCGCACGTCGGCCGGGACGACCACCAGCACCGGACCGCCGGCCGCGAGCGCCGCCTCCACGGTGCGGTCGGGGTGGCGCCGGGGCAGGTCGACGACGACGAGGTCGTGCCCACGGCGGACGCCGGCGAGGGTCGTTGCCATGACCTCGGGCGGCACGTGCAGCACACGGCCGCGGTCCCACGAGATCAGACTCAGCGGCCCGAACCGCGGCACCGCCCGGGACAGCGCGGTGGCGGTGACGCGGCCGCGGATCGCCGCGAGGTCGGGCCAGCGCAGTCCCTCGGCCTGCTCCTCGCCGAGCAGCAGGTCCAGGCCGCCACCGAGCGGGTCGCCGTCGACGAGCGCGGTCGGGACGTGCCGGCTCGCGGCCGTGACCGCGAGCGCGGCGGCGAGGGTGCTCGCCCCGGCGCCCCCGCGACCGCCGAGGACGCAGACCACCCGGCCCGCCGCCTGCGGTCCGTCGATCGCGTCCGCGAACCGGTCGGTCAGCCAGGTCTCGCCGTCGGGGAGGAGCGCGACCTGCTCCGCCCCGAGCGCGAGGGCGGGCCGCCACACCGCGGGGTCGACCGGATCGAACCCGGCGACGACGACGCCCGGCCGCCGGGGCAGCTCCCGCCGCGCCGCCTCGGCGACCCGGTCGGCGCCGACGACAACGAGCGGCGCGGACCGCCAGGACACGAGCGCCGCCCCGACGTCGACGGCGACCTCGGGCTCACTGCCGGCCGCCCCGGCCAGGCGGAGCAGGTCCTCCAGCAGCAGTGGGTCGCCGGTGACGATCAGGGGCCGGTCGGGTTCCCCCGGCGATCCGGACAGGGACGGGTCGAGTGACATGCGGGCCTCCCCAGGTCGGTGCGTGGCACCACACCCTGGACCCCGGGGCAGACCTCACCGGGGCGACCTGTGGACAACTTCGGGGGTGTGCCGACCTGTGGACAACGGGCCACCCCCGCGGTCCGGACGAGAGTCGGACGGACTCGTCAGAACGGGCCGGTCAAAACGGGGCGGTCAAAACGGGCCGGTTAAAAAGGACGGCCCCCGCCGGGGGGGAGAGCGGGGGCCGTCACCACAGTCCGACTCGGGGGGGAGGAGCCGAACCGGGATAGGCACGGTCATATCGACCGGCACCACACATGGTGTACCCCCTGGGTATGTCTCGTAAACAGGGGCCGGACGTGAGTGCGTAAAAACTTCACCCGCCGACCTATCCTCGACGCCGTGTCCGCGTCCCTGCCCCAGCCGGTGCCCCGCGCCGCGGCGTTCTTCGATCTGGACAAGACGGTCATCGCGAAGTCGAGTGCGCTGGCGTTCTCGCGGCCCTTCTACCGGGGCGGTCTGATCAATCGTCGCGCGGTGCTACGGAGCGCCTACGCGCAGTTCGTCTACCTCGCCGGCGGCGCCGACGCGGACCAGATGGAGCGGATGCGGAAGTACCTGTCCTCGCTCTGCGTCGGCTGGGACGTCGCGCAGGTGCGGGAGATCATCGGCGAGACCCTGCACGACCTGATCGACCCGCTGATCTACGACGAGGCCGCCGAACTCCTCGAGCAGCACCGGCTCGCCGGGCGGGACGTCGTCCTCGTCAGCACGTCCGGTTCGGAGATCGTGGAGCCGATCGGCGAGATGCTCGGGGCCGACCATGTCATCGCCACCCGAATGGCTGTCGGTGACGACGGTCGGTACACGGGCGAGATCGGGTTCTACGCCTACGGTGAGCACAAGGCGACGGCGATCCGCGAGTTCGCCGAGCGGCACAACATCGACCTCGAGCGCTCCTACGCGTACTCCGACTCCGAGACCGACGTCCCGATGCTCGAGACGGTCGGTCACCCGCACGCGGTCAACCCGGACCGCGCCCTGCGCAAGGAGGCCGGCACGCGCGGCTGGCCCGTCCTGGTGTTCAGCAAGCCGGTGTCGATGCGCAGTCGGATGCCGTCGATCCCCAAGCCGTCGCGGTCGGTGGTCGCCGCGACGGCCGTCGCCGCGGGTGCGGCGGCCGCGGCCGCCGTGCTCTGGGTCAGCCGTCGCGCCTGAGTCGAGCCCAGTCGATCCGCGAGCGAACCTCGCGACCGGGCCGACAAATCGGACACCGTCGCAAGTTCACCCGCGCCACGCCGAGATCCTTTGCAAAGAAGGCAGGTTCACCCTTCCGTCCGGGCGCGAAGAGGGGTAGACCTGAACTCGATGAAGTTGGACCGGACACCGGTC of the Sporichthya polymorpha DSM 43042 genome contains:
- a CDS encoding TadE family type IV pilus minor pilin translates to MTVEVALAVPALVAVLGLALWAVAAAGLAMDCTDAARAGARAAARGDSEAVVRALIARTGPDGAAVTLERAGDLVTVTVRARTASPGPVPLPALTVRGSAAAQVER
- a CDS encoding DUF4244 domain-containing protein; translation: MKLRRPRWVPEDDAGMSTVEYAIGTLAAAAFAMVLMKVLTSDAVGARMSELVTQALSGSF
- a CDS encoding type II secretion system F family protein; the encoded protein is MRAGRTVRASARDLAEAAALADLLAACLAAGCAPLDAARAAARARPGPVAAALAEAAARVAGGADPARAWRELGERPELAGLGRALARTAESGTAAAAAVSAEAARHRVARRLAAEAALARVAVLAALPLGLCFLPAFLCLGVVPVVLDLGGGLLSN
- a CDS encoding type II secretion system F family protein, whose translation is MTVLAALAAAVAAALAWPGSGRGLARLDPAERSGPGSTACRRPRAAWPGRFARPSDLGRRRVLEARRTAVVEFAGALGSEVRAGRPPRAAVVAALAELPPGGGDDGAGDWVGEVRDAATGDGDVGAALLRAAAQPGAGDLRDVAACWEVAEQTGAGLGGALDQVAAAAGERVVHQARVRAQLAGVRTTGWLLAGLPLVGMVLAATAGAHPWRVLLATPSGFALLTLGVGLDAAGVVWLYRLARRVEETL
- a CDS encoding TadA family conjugal transfer-associated ATPase, yielding MNAPAGALEPLLAEPGVTDVLVNGPQEVWVDRGAGLVRVAVDLGDEAALRRLAQRLVAAAGRRLDDSCPFADAVLPDGTRLHAVLAPVAVRGTALSLRVPRRSRFTLADLVAAGTIPADGMRWLRALVEARLAILVSGGAGTGKTTLLATLLGLVAPDERIVLVEDTRELDPDHAHVVRLEARPPNVEGAGAIGLRELVRQALRMRPDRLVVGEVRGGEVIDLLAALNTGHRGGGGTVHANEAAAVPARLEALAAAAGMRRDALHAQLAAGIDAVVHLEREEDGRRVTGIAVPRRGPDGLVRLVRAVGFRRGRRGGEVVVGPAYPQLGALLEARSIPVPEPR
- the ssd gene encoding septum site-determining protein Ssd; this translates as MSLDPSLSGSPGEPDRPLIVTGDPLLLEDLLRLAGAAGSEPEVAVDVGAALVSWRSAPLVVVGADRVAEAARRELPRRPGVVVAGFDPVDPAVWRPALALGAEQVALLPDGETWLTDRFADAIDGPQAAGRVVCVLGGRGGAGASTLAAALAVTAASRHVPTALVDGDPLGGGLDLLLGEEQAEGLRWPDLAAIRGRVTATALSRAVPRFGPLSLISWDRGRVLHVPPEVMATTLAGVRRGHDLVVVDLPRRHPDRTVEAALAAGGPVLVVVPADVRSVAAAGRVVATLAGQPNDRWLVVRGPSPSDLAPEVIANTLGIPLLGAVRPEPRRAVRQDWGEPPGIGRRSPLAGLCGRFLDSLALGVAA
- a CDS encoding HAD family hydrolase translates to MSASLPQPVPRAAAFFDLDKTVIAKSSALAFSRPFYRGGLINRRAVLRSAYAQFVYLAGGADADQMERMRKYLSSLCVGWDVAQVREIIGETLHDLIDPLIYDEAAELLEQHRLAGRDVVLVSTSGSEIVEPIGEMLGADHVIATRMAVGDDGRYTGEIGFYAYGEHKATAIREFAERHNIDLERSYAYSDSETDVPMLETVGHPHAVNPDRALRKEAGTRGWPVLVFSKPVSMRSRMPSIPKPSRSVVAATAVAAGAAAAAAVLWVSRRA